A single region of the Drosophila miranda strain MSH22 chromosome 2, D.miranda_PacBio2.1, whole genome shotgun sequence genome encodes:
- the LOC108155591 gene encoding unconventional myosin-XVIIIa isoform X9 — MSFRYSTRMIQDTRLDLDLKEEKLASLQRELEEMTFGGSTEEEFAQLRRSKNETERRAKEQEEELDEMAGQIQLLEQAKLRLEMTLETMRKEARRESQQRDEELEEVRGNGYKKIKSLECQLETEHEERTLLLREKHELERRLSSMEDRDRVDLDAEEALNQKLRRDLRKYKALLKDAQTQLERLKADTPGKTLIRQLRNQLEDAESARSLAMKARQTAEAELTEVQAMFEESHRARNDAEERANVAHRDRAELQAQIEENEEELSELMKKYSATVKQLNSEQINVSEAEFKLNEMEAERNNLKEQVGELQHRLDNVENLGDPSMAMMSKRLELRTKELESRLELEQATRARLEVQVNRHKEALEKLQNEVTQSKMREMQAQEILKKSQKSLRDMREEYHTVSSREQESLTRRKDLEKKMEQMESEGAALKNDLRLALQRIADLQQAMEEEGEEELSESDESISSVGSISDLEDRLRPVHVKRSSQQSLNGGSLVGPSHTRTLVCEKDDNSPRYADNEVNSNSSRQQQQHKH; from the exons ATGAGTTTCCGCTATTCTACGCGAATGATTCAA GACACACGCTTGGATCTGGACCTCAAGGAGGAGAAGCTTGCCTCGCTGCAGCGCGAACTGGAGGAGATGACATTCGGTGGTAGCACCGAGGAGGAGTTTGCCCAACTGCGACGATCCAAGAACGAGACTGAGCGACGGGCCAAAGAGCAGGAAGAGGAACTGGACGAGATGGCCGGCCAAATACAGCTGCTGGAGCAGGCCAAACTCCGTCTGGAGATGACGCTGGAGACGATGCGCAAAGAGGCACGCAGAGAATCACAGCAGCGCGAcgaggagctggaggaggtGCGCGGCAATGGCTACAAGAAGATAAAGTCGCTGGAGTGCCAGCTGGAAACGGAGCACGAGGAGCGCACGCTGCTGTTGCGCGAGAAGCACGAGCTGGAGCGGCGTCTCTCCTCAATGGAGGACCGCGACCGTGTGGATCTCGATGCCGAGGAGGCGCTCAACCAGAAGCTGCGCCGCGACCTGCGCAAATACAAGGCCCTGCTGAAGGATGCCCAGACGCAGTTGGAGCGACTCAAAGCGGACACGCCCGGCAAGACGCTGATTCGACAGCTGCGCAATCAGCTGGAGGATGCCGAGTCCGCCCGCAGCCTGGCCATGAAGGCACGCCAGACGGCTGAGGCCGAGCTGACGGAAGTGCAGGCCATGTTCGAGGAGTCTCATCGGGCGCGCAACGATGCCGAGGAGCGAGCCAACGTGGCGCATCGCGATCGGGCCGAGCTGCAGGCCCAGATCGAGGAGAACGAGGAGGAGCTGAGCGAGCTGATGAAGAAGTACAGTGCCACGGTGAAGCAGCTGAATTCCGAGCAGATCAATGTGTCCGAGGCGGAGTTCAAGCTCAACGAAATGGAGGCCGAGCGCAACAATCTGAAGGAGCAGGTTGGAGAGCTCCAGCACAGGCTGGATAATGTAGAGAACCTGGGTGATCCCTCCATGGCCATGATGTCCAAGCG CTTGGAACTGCGCACCAAGGAGCTGGAGTCCCGCCTCGAGCTGGAGCAGGCAACGCGTGCCCGCCTCGAGGTGCAGGTGAACCGTCACAAGGAGGCCCTGGAGAAGCTGCAGAACGAGGTCACCCAGTCGAAGATGCGCGAAATGCAAGCCCAAGAAATTCTCAAGAAGTCGCAGAAGAGTCTGCGCGACATGCGCGAGGAGTATCACACGGTCTCGAGTCGCGAGCAGGAGTCGCTGACGCGTCGCAAGGATCTCGAGAAGAAAATGGAGCAAATGGAGTCGGAGGGAGCGGCCCTAAAGAACGATCTGCGCCTGGCCCTGCAACGGATAGCGGATCTGCAGCAGGCCATGGAGGAAGAGGGCGAGGAAGAGCTAAGCGAGAG CGATGAGAGCATCAGTTCGGTGGGCTCCATCAGCGACCTGGAGGACCGACTGCGACCGGTGCATGTGAAGCGCAGCTCGCAGCAGTCCTTAAACGGCGGTAGCCTTGTGGGGCCCAGCCACACAAGGACTTTGGTCTGCGAAAAGGACGACAACAGCCCTAGGTACGCTGACAACGAAGTCAACTCGAACAGCagcagacagcagcagcagcacaagcATTAA
- the LOC108155512 gene encoding NACHT and WD repeat domain-containing protein 2 encodes MDDRTIDSIFLGSLEALPPVSSKIVRIFTSSTFTDTTMERNTLMAKCYPRIKDYCREKHGLEFQVVDMRWGVRDEATDDHMTTELCMREIKNCQRLSMGPNFIVFLGQKYGYRPIPTYIVSSELALISEELTSMGVDRALLDLWYKKDSNAVPPISVLQPISSILINFNNKRVPKLQAEDQAVWWDTLNKMQKLLRKAAASLGASNKMSKEDVHNYFMSVTEREVINGVLNVKNTKNHCLAYVRYINNINLQNLKKASLFVDIINRSLDTESAKLLGDLRDTRLPAKIESSNAQKYTVEWIGREGLDIETHEEYLNHFISHFYKNVVKLVDRAMRKEDSSAQGQIVTEILQHLHACNNSVKIFYGREESCERIKRYMLGDSDKPLVLFGDGGCGKTSLLSKSAALVATEWFAHVRPINVIRFLGTTPDSSALTATLISICQQISYNYMLPFENIPDDLVPLTAHFKQLLTYASPNQPLTLYLDSVDQLTGTQDSNKVSWIPTRLPKHCKIIISCANEPANPTVSHEYHVLCKMIDVEENFIEVTALGEDLAMNVIKMWAKTACRDLNNYQWRLVANAISKCSLPIFVKLVFAEICRWRSYTRPQETHLANTVMDSIMLLFERVEKQHGRILVFHALAYITASKSGLSESELEDLISLDDKVLDDVYQYHMPPVRRIPPLLWTRIRNDLPNYLSEREADGVNVMNWYHRQFRDTAKERYFKNMNMAIYFHSMIADYYLGIWGGGVPKPFKFTEIQRHRFGLADKEGSADRKVPIQPLVFSSKDGLSKRYNLRKFGELPFHFVRSRRFKDLFEHVLFNYDWLHAKLSSCPLQAVLADFEDASTNTEDKEARRELMLVADALRLGGAILAIYPNMLAPQLIGRLLPEIGGNPNIKMLLRACDRSGPKDCALIPVNHCLHTPGGPLKYSLEGHQFAVFAFCLTSDMRYMVSISTHFITFDLSTSDLTRDVNPGIEGIMQQLVLSPDNKWAAAYSNNNQTVLLNMLSSEFVVINSPFEECHGPVSGLHLLNHCLFITCKLRWAQFDMRGNLVDTFDVPGENEDWEILTMEFFSPTDYNVVFWSGSINDMRLRLDSCRGGNYSNSERFYSALAMNKHRSRAYGCANEDNFEVSVFDFVEDEESGAISWNLVESLPRFENDDKEMLLQLRLDQHDRMLLGTAGKGFVIWDFGSKLKDETESRLTEGALYLPLPHGVRNITTRIMQSNSIMVSSRLDYAVAGVRKNLYVWCLPSGQLAKVLDAHFGRIIQLEPLTIGNWNNLVTSSIDRSVKVWNINNIFEKVHVIDRHELQIDDISLSEVDMAVTVTRSCVGVWETRSGRLLAKLSDSALGAIVTHAEITPDGRYIISSETGKFLVWNRVSEQVVFRDDQPGIQQITLLDYGYKVLTVSVPNINQRDILAAADEANRLTAITTLRSVPEGTILFRFEFPIRMITGMPFRKSVMTADNAYIVVVTVDKLNKDCLGVYSATNGAFVSKIMLKGCSIKEVFALVPMPHKANQVAVISSEKGSVMDIKTKKHIRSIAKWGGSITRDGKCGLYAPTRGGLEMLELRKGTTVKTFIPKVAEGVFSVICIFTENDEYVAYYHSGRKTIRVFRTGDTEMIANYRLQAELTAIKSSKDGRAIVLGTVDGCMSVLAIVDPKKQEMIEYLNELPSRDENWKAKLAKMKARVGFKAAIRVATISSRYAKPNRGEDEDVEGELLSEITEVVPVAMD; translated from the exons ATGGATGACCGCACCATTGACTCGATCTTTCTGGGCTCCCTGGAGGCCCTACCACCGGTTAGCTCCAAGATTGTGCGCATCTTCACGAGCTCCACGTTCACGG ACACCACCATGGAAAGGAACACGCTGATGGCCAAGTGCTATCCCAGGATCAAGGACTATTGTCGCGAGAAGCACGGCCTGGAGTTTCAAGTGGTGGACATGCGATGGGGTGTGCGCGACGAGGCCACCGACGATCACATGACTACAGAGCTGTGCATGCGCGAGATCAAGAACTGTCAGCGGCTGTCGATGGGCCCGAACTTCATTGTGTTTCTGGGCCAGAAGTACGGCTACCGACCCATACCCACGTACATAGTGTCTTCGGAGCTGGCGCTGATCAGCGAAGAGCTGACCTCGATGGGCGTGGACCGGGCTCTGCTTGATCTGTGGTACAAGAAGGACAGCAATGCGGTGCCCCCAATCTCCGTGCTGCAGCCAATTTCATCGATACTCATCAATTTCAACAATAAG CGCGTGCCCAAGCTCCAGGCGGAGGATCAGGCCGTGTGGTGGGACACCCTGAACAAAATGCAGAAGCTGCTGCGCAAGGCAGCCGCCTCTTTGGGGGCCAGCAACAAGATGTCCAAGGAAGATGTCCACAACTACTTCATGTCGG TGACGGAGCGGGAGGTGATCAATGGCGTGCTGAATGTGAAGAACACGAAGAACCATTGCCTGGCCTATGTGCGGTACATCAACAACATCAATCTGCAGAACCTGAAGAAGGCCTCGCTTTTCGTGGACATCATCAACCGGAGTCTGGACACGGAGTCGGCCAAGCTGCTGGGAGACCTCAGGGACACTCGGCTTCCCGCGAAGATCGAGTCAAGCAACGCCCAGAA ATACACTGTGGAGTGGATTGGACGCGAGGGCCTGGACATTGAGACGCACGAGGAGTACCTGAATCATTTCATATCGCACTTCTATAAGAACGTGGTGAAGCTGGTGGATAGGGCGATGCGCAAAGAAGACTCCAGTGCACAGGGGCAGATAGTAACTGAGATCCTTCAGCATTTGCACGCTTGCAACAACTCGGTGAAGATATTCTACGGCCGGGAGGAGAGTTGCGAGCGTATCAAGCGCTATATGCTGGGGGATTCAGATAAGCCACTTGTCCTTTTCGGCGACGGAGGCTGCGGCAAGACCTCGCTACTCTCGAAGAGCGCTGCCCTGGTGGCCACCGAATGGTTCGCCCATGTCAGGCCGATCAATGTCATCCGATTCCTGGGCACAACGCCGGACTCCAGTGCCTTGACGGCCACCCTGATTTCCATCTGCCAGCAG ATCTCGTACAACTATATGCTACCCTTCGAGAACATACCCGATGATCTTGTACCCTTAACAGCACACTTTAAGCAATTACTAACTTATGCTAGCCCCAACCAGCCGCTCACCCTCTACCTCGACTCGGTCGACCAGCTGACGGGCACCCAAGACTCGAACAAGGTATCCTGGATACCCACGCGTCTGCCAAAGCACTGTAAG ATCATCATTTCGTGCGCCAATGAGCCGGCGAATCCGACAGTGTCGCACGAGTACCATGTCCTTTGCAAGATGATCGACGTGGAGGAGAACTTCATCGAGGTGACGGCCTTGGGCGAAGACCTGGCCATGAACGTGATCAAGATGTGGGCGAAGACGGCGTGCCGGGATCTCAACAACTATCAGTGGCGTCTGGTGGCCAATGCCATCAGCAAGTGTTCGCTGCCCATTTTCGTGAAGCTTGTGTTTGCCGAAATCTGCCGCTGGCGGAGTTACACACGGCCCCAGGAGACGCATCTGGCCAACACGGTGATGGACTCCATTATGCTGCTGTTTGAGCGCGTGGAGAAGCAGCATGGCCGTATCCTGGTCTTTCACGCCTTGGCCTACATCACGGCCTCAAAGTCGGGACTCTCCGAAAGCGAACTGGAGGATCTCATCTCGCTGGACGACAAGGTGCTGGACGATGTCTATCAGTACCATATGCCTCCAGTTCGTCGCATTCCGCCGCTTCTATGGACGCGTATACGCAACGATCTGCCCAATTATCTAAGCGAACGAGAGGCGGACGGGGTGAATGTCATGAACTGGTATCACCGACAGTTCCGGGACACCGCCAAAGAGCGCTACTTCAAGAACATGAACATGGCCATATACTTCCACTCGATGATTGCCGATTACTATCTGGGCATCTGGGGTGGTGGTGTGCCCAAGCCGTTCAAGTTCACCGAGATCCAGCGGCATCGCTTCGGCCTGGCCGACAAGGAGGGCTCAGCGGATCGTAAGGTTCCCATCCAGCCGCTGGTATTCAGCAGCAAGGATGGTCTCTCCAAGCGGTACAATCTGCGCAAG TTTGGGGAGCTGCCCTTCCACTTTGTGCGCTCGCGACGGTTCAAGGATCTGTTCGAGCACGTCCTCTTCAATTACGACTGGCTTCACGCTAAGCTCTCAAGCTGTCCATTGCAGGCGGTGCTCGCGGACTTCGAGGATGCCTCCACCAACACGGAGGACAAGGAGGCCAGGCGCGAGCTGATGCTCGTAGCCGATGCTCTGCGTTTGGGCGGTGCCATCCTGGCCATCTATCCCAATATGCTGGCTCCGCAGCTGATTGGACGCTTGCTGCCCGAGATTGGGGGCAATCCCAACATCAAGATGCTGCTGCGGGCCTGCGATCGCAGTGGACCCAAGGATTGTGCTCTTATTCCGGTCAATCATTGCCTGCACACTCCAGGAGGGCCCTTGAAG TACTCCCTGGAGGGTCATCAGTTTGCAGTGTTTGCCTTCTGCCTGACCAGCGATATGCGCTACATGGTCTCCATTTCCACGCACTTCATCACTTTCGATCTGTCCACATCGGACCTGACGCGTGACGTTAATCCAGGCATTGAGGGCATCATGCAGCAGCTGGTCCTCAGTCCGGACAACAAGTGggccgccgcatactcgaacAACAATCAGACCGTGCTCCTCAACATGCTCTCCAGCGAATTCGTGGTGATCAACAGTCCCTTCGAAGAGTGCCATGGTCCGGTCAGTGGTCTCCATTTGCTCAATCATTG TCTCTTTATCACTTGCAAGCTGCGTTGGGCTCAGTTTGATATGCGTGGCAATCTGGTGGACACCTTCGATGTGCCTGGCGAGAACGAGGATTGGGAGATCTTAA CCATGGAGTTTTTCAGTCCCACGGACTACAATGTGGTCTTCTGGTCGGGTTCCATCAATGACATGCGCCTGAGGCTGGACTCCTGTCGCGGAGGGAACTACTCCAATTCGGAGAGATTCTACAGTGCCTTGGCCATGAACAAGCATCGCTCGCGGGCCTATGGCTGTGCCAATGAAGATAACTTTGAGGTTTCCGTGTTTGACTTTGTGGAGGATGAGGAGAGCGGTGCCATCAGCTGGAATCTGGTGGAGAGCCTGCCGCGCTTCGAGAATGACGACAAGGAGATGCTGCTTCAACTGCGCCTGGACCAGCACGATCGAATGCTCCTGGGCACCGCCGGCAAGGGCTTTGTGATCTGGGACTTTGGCAGCAAACTAAAGGACGAGACAGAGTCCCGTCTGACCGAGGGCGCGCTGTACCTGCCGCTCCCGCATGGCGTGCGGAACATCACCACCCGCATCATGCAGTCAAACTCCATTATGGTAAGCTCCCGGCTGGATTATGCCGTCGCCGGAGTTCGCAAGAATCTGTATGTGTGGTGCCTGCCATCGGGACAGTTGGCGAAGGTCCTAGACGCCCACTTTGGGCGTATCATACAGCTGGAGCCGCTGACGATCGGTAACTGGAACAACCTCGTGACCTCCTCCATAGATCGGTCGGTCAAGGTCTGGAACATCAACAATATCTTCGAGAAGGTGCACGTCATCGATCGCCACGAGCTCCAGATCGATGACATCAGTCTGTCCGAGGTGGACATGGCCGTGACAGTCACCCGCAGCTGTGTCGGCGTTTGGGAGACACGCTCGGGCCGTCTGCTGGCCAAACTCTCCGACAGTGCCCTGGGCGCCATTGTCACACATGCAGAGATCACACCAGACGGCCGCTACATCATATCCTCGGAGACGGGTAAGTTTCTGGTCTGGAATCGCGTCTCCGAACAGGTGGTCTTTCGCGACGATCAGCCTGGTATACAGCAGATCACCCTCTTGGACTATGGCTACAAGGTGCTGACGGTTTCGGTGCCCAACATTAATCAGCGGGATATCCTGGCGGCGGCGGATGAGGCCAATCGATTGACGGCTATAACAACATTGAGATCAGTGCCAG AGGGCACCATCCTGTTCCGCTTTGAATTCCCCATTCGTATGATCACGGGTATGCCCTTCCGCAAGTCGGTGATGACGGCGGATAATGCGTACATCGTTGTGGTCACCGTGGACAAGTTGAACAAGGATTGCCTGGGCGTGTACAGCGCCACCAACGGGGCCTTCGTCTCGAAGATCATGCTCAAGGGGTGCTCCATTAAGGAGGTATTCGCTTTGGTGCCAATGCCCCATAAGGCCAATCAGGTGGCGGTCATCAGCAGTGAGAAGGGCAGCGTCATGGACATCAAGACCAAGAAGCACATCCGCTCCATAGCCAAGTGGGGCGGCAGCATCACGCGGGATGGCAAGTGCGGTTTGTATGCCCCGACGCGAGGCGGCTTGGAGATGCTGGAGCTGCGCAAGGGCACCACTGTGAAGACATTCATTCCAAAGGTGGCCGAGGGCGTCTTTTCGGTGATTTGCATCTTCACGGAGAACGACGAGTATGTGGCGTACTATCACAGCGGGCGGAAGACCATACGCGTCTTCCGCACTGGCGACACCGAGATGATAGCCAACTACCGACTGCAGGCCGAGCTGACGGCCATCAAGAGTAGCAAGGACGGGCGAGCCATTGTCCTGGGCACCGTGGATGGGTGCATGTCGGTGCTGGCGATTGTGGATCCCAAAAAGCAAGAGATGATCGAGTACCTCAACGAGCTGCCGTCCCGCGACGAGAACTGGAAGGCAAAGCTGGCCAAAATGAAAGCACGGGTGGGCTTTAAGGCCGCCATACGCGTGGCTACCATCTCCTCGCGCTATGCAAAGCCCAACAGGGGCGAGGATGAGGATGTGGAGGGGGAGCTGCTCTCCGAAATAACAGAGGTGGTGCCAGTGGCCATGGATTAG